A DNA window from Gigantopelta aegis isolate Gae_Host chromosome 4, Gae_host_genome, whole genome shotgun sequence contains the following coding sequences:
- the LOC121372537 gene encoding uncharacterized protein LOC121372537 isoform X2, whose protein sequence is MTMFRNVFSGCVSDRSTRTKAMRSHKLKFGAPMHVALKNGYLPTPLIDILVYIAQEGVGTVDLFRRPGNPADIRHIVKRLSEGKPVTYTRYSFYTLASVLKRYLLRLPGGVFTPQGEECLLQVLSLGHRSEQFQAVHDFIQTLSSAHQHLISLLFGTWFRIVNHSEINFMTLEALSRSCAGSVFHTCADDPAKVEKASRLMQLMVDNFGTSVMFGRENIEYFTETTRTGIHVREMFRYEYQYPSEDLLPHVSDEFIEMTRMEGDSQREHEHHPSESPEPSSPFMGRPRTSKPENSQLTITVTTVSAPEVSIMPSPEVSKRPKSVEDSLNEVTNYYQSRSLSRFNSVKRKQLERLRQRSDWFLGPNRERMSIEKKESLSKKGSGNSGASVTKASSEGAVLDVLNDTDSVFSDNTSRSESPASEPVRSLFYTGRRDIMHSDTLAEMSTPELHHFHHSEEVTDEEMSAREDHGEVTDEEMSAREDHGEVTDEEMSAREDHGEVTDEEISAREDPGDITDEDMTESDIRCYVVDHQFGMGGKHLDS, encoded by the exons ATGACCATGTTTCGGAATGTCTTTAGTGGCTGTGTTTCCGACCGAAGCACAAGAACTAAAGCCATGCGATCTCATAA GCTCAAATTTGGCGCTCCTATGCATGTAGCTCTGAAGAATGGATACCTGCCAACACCTCTTATA gatATACTAGTGTATATAGCTCAGGAAGGGGTTGGAACTGTTGATCTGTTCCGTCGTCCAGGAAACCCAGCAGACATTCGCCACATTGTAAAACGTTTGTCCGAGGGAAAACCAGTGACATACACTCGATACAGCTTCTATACTCTGGCATCAGTCTTAAAG CGTTATCTTCTGCGCCTGCCTGGAGGTGTTTTTACGCCGCAAGGAGAAGAATGTTTGCTTCAGGTGTTGAGTCTAGGACACCGATCAGAACAATTTCAAGCAGTCCATGA CTTCATTCAGACCCTCAGCTCTGCCCACCAACATCTCATTTCACTTCTGTTTGGCACGTGGTTCCGTATCGTGAACCACTCGGAGATCAACTTCATGACGCTGGAGGCGTTGTCGCGGAGCTGCGCTGGCTCTGTGTTCCACACCTGCGCCGACGACCCCGCGAAGGTGGAGAAGGCGAGCCGCCTCATGCAGCTCATGGTCGACAACTTCGGCACATCCGTCATGTTCGGGCGCGAGAATATTGAATACTTCACCGAGACCACGCGCACAGGGATACATGTGCGGGAGATGTTCCGTTATGAGTACCAGTACCCATCTGAGGATCTTCTACCTC ATGTGTCAGATGAGTTTATTGAGATGACGAGAATGGAGGGAGACTCGCAGCGGGAACATGAACACCATCCGAGTGAGAGTCCGGAACCAAGCTCACCATTCATGGGCAGACCACGCACCTCGAAGCCGGAGAACTCGCAGCTCACCATTACCGTGACAACAGTCTCGGCTCCTGAAGTCTCCATCATGCCTTCGCCTGAAGTTTCTAAG aGACCAAAATCTGTAGAAGATAGTTTAAATGAAGTAACTAACTATTATCAAAGTCGAAGTCTTAGTCGTTTTAACTCTGTGAAGAGAAAGCAGCTAGAACGCTTGCGGCAGAGATCCGACTGGTTTCTAGGACCCAATCGGGAGCGAATGtcgattgaaaaaaaagaaagtctaTCGAAGAAGGGTTCGGGCAACTCGGGCGCATCTGTGACGAAGGCTTCCTCGGAGGGCGCCGTGCTGGACGTGTTGAACGACACAGACAGTGTGTTTTCTGACAACACTAGTCGCAGCGAGAGCCCGGCCTCAGAGCCAGTACGCAGCCTCTTCTACACCGGGCGCCGCGACATCATGCACAGCGACACGCTGGCTGAGATGAGCACGCCCGAACTGCACCACTTCCACCACTCGGAGGAGGTCACCGACGAAGAGATGTCTGCGAGGGAGGACCATGGGGAGGTGACTGACGAGGAGATGTCTGCGAGGGAGGACCATGGGGAAGTGACTGACGAGGAGATGTCTGCGAGGGAGGATCATGGGGAAGTGACTGACGAGGAGATATCTGCGAGGGAGGATCCCGGGGACATAACGGATGAGGATATGACGGAGTCCGATATAAGATGTTATGTTGTCGACCACCAGTTCGGCATGGGCGGCAAGCACCTCGATTCCTAG
- the LOC121372537 gene encoding uncharacterized protein LOC121372537 isoform X1 — translation MTMFRNVFSGCVSDRSTRTKAMRSHKLKFGAPMHVALKNGYLPTPLIDILVYIAQEGVGTVDLFRRPGNPADIRHIVKRLSEGKPVTYTRYSFYTLASVLKRYLLRLPGGVFTPQGEECLLQVLSLGHRSEQFQAVHDFIQTLSSAHQHLISLLFGTWFRIVNHSEINFMTLEALSRSCAGSVFHTCADDPAKVEKASRLMQLMVDNFGTSVMFGRENIEYFTETTRTGIHVREMFRYEYQYPSEDLLPREVSLGWFFIFLLGEAKTHGFDLDHNDVSDEFIEMTRMEGDSQREHEHHPSESPEPSSPFMGRPRTSKPENSQLTITVTTVSAPEVSIMPSPEVSKRPKSVEDSLNEVTNYYQSRSLSRFNSVKRKQLERLRQRSDWFLGPNRERMSIEKKESLSKKGSGNSGASVTKASSEGAVLDVLNDTDSVFSDNTSRSESPASEPVRSLFYTGRRDIMHSDTLAEMSTPELHHFHHSEEVTDEEMSAREDHGEVTDEEMSAREDHGEVTDEEMSAREDHGEVTDEEISAREDPGDITDEDMTESDIRCYVVDHQFGMGGKHLDS, via the exons ATGACCATGTTTCGGAATGTCTTTAGTGGCTGTGTTTCCGACCGAAGCACAAGAACTAAAGCCATGCGATCTCATAA GCTCAAATTTGGCGCTCCTATGCATGTAGCTCTGAAGAATGGATACCTGCCAACACCTCTTATA gatATACTAGTGTATATAGCTCAGGAAGGGGTTGGAACTGTTGATCTGTTCCGTCGTCCAGGAAACCCAGCAGACATTCGCCACATTGTAAAACGTTTGTCCGAGGGAAAACCAGTGACATACACTCGATACAGCTTCTATACTCTGGCATCAGTCTTAAAG CGTTATCTTCTGCGCCTGCCTGGAGGTGTTTTTACGCCGCAAGGAGAAGAATGTTTGCTTCAGGTGTTGAGTCTAGGACACCGATCAGAACAATTTCAAGCAGTCCATGA CTTCATTCAGACCCTCAGCTCTGCCCACCAACATCTCATTTCACTTCTGTTTGGCACGTGGTTCCGTATCGTGAACCACTCGGAGATCAACTTCATGACGCTGGAGGCGTTGTCGCGGAGCTGCGCTGGCTCTGTGTTCCACACCTGCGCCGACGACCCCGCGAAGGTGGAGAAGGCGAGCCGCCTCATGCAGCTCATGGTCGACAACTTCGGCACATCCGTCATGTTCGGGCGCGAGAATATTGAATACTTCACCGAGACCACGCGCACAGGGATACATGTGCGGGAGATGTTCCGTTATGAGTACCAGTACCCATCTGAGGATCTTCTACCTC GTGAGGTGTCTCTGGGATGGTTTTTCATCTTCCTCCTGGGGGAAGCTAAAACACATGGCTTTGATCTTGATCACAATG ATGTGTCAGATGAGTTTATTGAGATGACGAGAATGGAGGGAGACTCGCAGCGGGAACATGAACACCATCCGAGTGAGAGTCCGGAACCAAGCTCACCATTCATGGGCAGACCACGCACCTCGAAGCCGGAGAACTCGCAGCTCACCATTACCGTGACAACAGTCTCGGCTCCTGAAGTCTCCATCATGCCTTCGCCTGAAGTTTCTAAG aGACCAAAATCTGTAGAAGATAGTTTAAATGAAGTAACTAACTATTATCAAAGTCGAAGTCTTAGTCGTTTTAACTCTGTGAAGAGAAAGCAGCTAGAACGCTTGCGGCAGAGATCCGACTGGTTTCTAGGACCCAATCGGGAGCGAATGtcgattgaaaaaaaagaaagtctaTCGAAGAAGGGTTCGGGCAACTCGGGCGCATCTGTGACGAAGGCTTCCTCGGAGGGCGCCGTGCTGGACGTGTTGAACGACACAGACAGTGTGTTTTCTGACAACACTAGTCGCAGCGAGAGCCCGGCCTCAGAGCCAGTACGCAGCCTCTTCTACACCGGGCGCCGCGACATCATGCACAGCGACACGCTGGCTGAGATGAGCACGCCCGAACTGCACCACTTCCACCACTCGGAGGAGGTCACCGACGAAGAGATGTCTGCGAGGGAGGACCATGGGGAGGTGACTGACGAGGAGATGTCTGCGAGGGAGGACCATGGGGAAGTGACTGACGAGGAGATGTCTGCGAGGGAGGATCATGGGGAAGTGACTGACGAGGAGATATCTGCGAGGGAGGATCCCGGGGACATAACGGATGAGGATATGACGGAGTCCGATATAAGATGTTATGTTGTCGACCACCAGTTCGGCATGGGCGGCAAGCACCTCGATTCCTAG